In Chrysemys picta bellii isolate R12L10 chromosome 3, ASM1138683v2, whole genome shotgun sequence, a single genomic region encodes these proteins:
- the DSE gene encoding dermatan-sulfate epimerase isoform X5: protein MRTHTRGAPSVFFIHVVCFALASGTDEKPSAVIPFVNANYDSYPMLYFSKGEVEDLRIKAATTHQHIAARLTEAVQTMLSSPLEYLPPWDPKEFSARWNEIYGNNLGALAMFCVLYPKNIEAINMAKDYMERMAAQPSWLVKDAPWDEVPLAHSLVAFATAYDFLYNYLSKTEQERFLEVIANASGYMYETSYRRGWGFQYLHNHQPTNCMALLAGSLVLMNQGYLQEAYLWTKQVLSIMEKSIVLLREVTDGSLYEGVAYGSYTTRSLFQYMFLVQRHFDINHFNHPWLKEHFAFMYRTVLPGPNLTATPICLCSHGLH from the exons ATGAGGACTCACACACGGGGGGCTCCCAGCGTGTTTTTCATACATGTGGTTTGCTTTGCTTTGGCCTCCGGCACCGATGAGAAACCAAGCGCTGTGATTCCTTTTGTCAATGCCAACTACGACAGCTACCCCATGCTGTACTTTTCTAAAGGAGAGGTGGAGGATTTGCGGATCAAGGCTGCCACTACGCATCAGCACATTGCAGCTCGTCTGACTGAGGCAGTTCAGACCATGCTGTCCAGTCCCTTGGAGTATCTTCCTCCCTGGGATCCCAAGGAGTTCAGTGCTCGGTGGAATGAAATTTATGGCAACAATCTGGGTGCCCTGGCAATGTTCTGTGTGCTCTACCCCAAGAATATCGAAGCCATAAACATGGCCAAGGATTACATGGAAAGGATGGCGGCTCAGCCTAGTTG GTTAGTGAAAGATGCTCCATGGGATGAGGTCCCTCTTGCTCACTCTTTGGTTGCTTTTGCCACTGCTTATGACTTCTTGTACAACTACCTTAGTAAGACTGAACAGGAAAGATTTCTTGAGGTAATTGCCAATGCCTCAGGATATATGTATGAAACATCATACAGGCGTGGATGGGGTTTCCAGTATCTACATAACCATCAGCCTACCAACTGCATGGCTCTGCTGGCAGGAAGCCTGGTTTTGATGAATCAAG GCTATCTTCAGGAAGCGTACTTGTGGACAAAGCAAGTGCTGTCAATCATGGAAAAGTCTATAGTCCTGCTGCGAGAAGTTACAGATGGATCCCTCTATGAAGGAGTGGCTTATGGCAGCTACACCACCAGATCTCTCTTTCAGTACATGTTTCTTGTCCAAAGGCACTTTGACATCAACCACTTCAATCACCCGTGGCTTAAAGAGCACTTCGCATTTATGTATAGAACTGTCCTGCCAG
- the DSE gene encoding dermatan-sulfate epimerase isoform X6, protein MRTHTRGAPSVFFIHVVCFALASGTDEKPSAVIPFVNANYDSYPMLYFSKGEVEDLRIKAATTHQHIAARLTEAVQTMLSSPLEYLPPWDPKEFSARWNEIYGNNLGALAMFCVLYPKNIEAINMAKDYMERMAAQPSWLVKDAPWDEVPLAHSLVAFATAYDFLYNYLSKTEQERFLEVIANASGYMYETSYRRGWGFQYLHNHQPTNCMALLAGSLVLMNQGYLQEAYLWTKQVLSIMEKSIVLLREVTDGSLYEGVAYGSYTTRSLFQYMFLVQRHFDINHFNHPWLKEHFAFMYRTVLPGFPSTGGQLSH, encoded by the exons ATGAGGACTCACACACGGGGGGCTCCCAGCGTGTTTTTCATACATGTGGTTTGCTTTGCTTTGGCCTCCGGCACCGATGAGAAACCAAGCGCTGTGATTCCTTTTGTCAATGCCAACTACGACAGCTACCCCATGCTGTACTTTTCTAAAGGAGAGGTGGAGGATTTGCGGATCAAGGCTGCCACTACGCATCAGCACATTGCAGCTCGTCTGACTGAGGCAGTTCAGACCATGCTGTCCAGTCCCTTGGAGTATCTTCCTCCCTGGGATCCCAAGGAGTTCAGTGCTCGGTGGAATGAAATTTATGGCAACAATCTGGGTGCCCTGGCAATGTTCTGTGTGCTCTACCCCAAGAATATCGAAGCCATAAACATGGCCAAGGATTACATGGAAAGGATGGCGGCTCAGCCTAGTTG GTTAGTGAAAGATGCTCCATGGGATGAGGTCCCTCTTGCTCACTCTTTGGTTGCTTTTGCCACTGCTTATGACTTCTTGTACAACTACCTTAGTAAGACTGAACAGGAAAGATTTCTTGAGGTAATTGCCAATGCCTCAGGATATATGTATGAAACATCATACAGGCGTGGATGGGGTTTCCAGTATCTACATAACCATCAGCCTACCAACTGCATGGCTCTGCTGGCAGGAAGCCTGGTTTTGATGAATCAAG GCTATCTTCAGGAAGCGTACTTGTGGACAAAGCAAGTGCTGTCAATCATGGAAAAGTCTATAGTCCTGCTGCGAGAAGTTACAGATGGATCCCTCTATGAAGGAGTGGCTTATGGCAGCTACACCACCAGATCTCTCTTTCAGTACATGTTTCTTGTCCAAAGGCACTTTGACATCAACCACTTCAATCACCCGTGGCTTAAAGAGCACTTCGCATTTATGTATAGAACTGTCCTGCCAG